A region of the Sphingomonas sp. S2-65 genome:
TCCGCTCGTTCACCCAGGGCCGCGCGAACTACTCGATGCAGTTCTCGCACTACGACGAAGTGCCGCAGAACGTCGCCGACGAAGTGAAGGCCAAGCTGGCCTAAGGCTGGCGTTATTTTAAATCAGGCGCTAAGGGGCCGCGTTCGCGTGGTGCCCTGAAGGCCGCGAATCAGATTCCAGAAGGTAGGAAACCAATGGCGAAGGCAAAGTTTGAGCGGAACAAGCCGCACCTGAACATCGGCACCATCGGTCACGTCGACCATGGCAAGACGTCGCTGACGGCCGCGATCACGAAGATTCTGGCGGAAAACGTCGCTGGCAACGCCGCTGTCGACTTCGCCAACATCGACAAGGCTCCGGAAGAGCGCGAGCGCGGCATCACCATCTCGACCGCACACGTCGAGTATGAAACCGACGCGCGTCACTATGCGCACGTCGACTGCCCGGGCCACGCCGATTATGTGAAGAACATGATCACCGGTGCGGCGCAGATGGACGGCGCGATCCTGGTTGTGGCAGCGACCGACGGTCCGATGCCGCAGACCAAGGAGCACATCCTGCTCGCCCGCCAGGTTGGCGTGCCGACCATGGTGGTCTTCCTCAACAAGGTCGATCTGGTCGACGACGAGGAAATCCTCGAGCTGGTCGAGATGGAAATCCGCGAAGAGCTCTCCAAGCGTGAGTTCGACGGCGACAACATCCCGATCATCCGTGGCTCGGCGACCGCAGCCCTGTCGGGTTCGGACGACAAGCTCGGCAAGGAAGCGATCCTGGCCCTCATGGCAGCAGTCGACGAGTCGATCCCGCAACCGGAGCGTCCGCTGGACAAGCCGTTCATGATGCCGATCGAGGACGTGTTCTCGATCTCGGGTCGTGGTACGGTCGTCACCGGCCGCGTCGAGACCGGCATCGTCAAGGTTGGCGAGGAAGTCGAGATCGTCGGCATCCAGGAGTCGGTCCGCAAGACGACCGTCACCGGCGTTGAAATGTTCCGCAAGCTGCTCGACCAGGGCCAGGCAGGCGACAACATCGGCGCGCTGATCCGCGGCGTCGCTCGCGACGAAGTGGAGCGTGGTCAGGTTCTGGCGAAGCCGGGTTCGATCAAGCCGCACACCGAGTTCCAGTCGTCGGTGTACGTCCTGTCGAAGGACGAGGGTGGCCGTCACACGCCGTTCTTCGCCAACTATCGTCCGCAGTTCTACTTCCGCACGACCGACGTGACGGGCACGATCGAACTGCCGGCCGGCACCGAGATGGTGATGCCGGGTGACGAAGTCGCCCTGGGCGTCAAGCTCATCGCGCCGATCGCAATGGACGTTGGTCAGCGCTTCACGATCCGTGAAGGCGGCCGCACCGTCGGTGCAGGCGTCGTCGCAGAAATCGTCAAGTAAGCCAGACTTCGGAGCGGGCTGACCGCTCCAAAGGATGAACAGCCGCCCGGCACCCTATAAAAGGGGTGTCGGGCGGTTGCTTTTTAATGAGGGCACCTGTAAGGGCCGCCCTTCGGTTTTTCGTAAACAGCAAGAGCCCCGGACACGGGGCCCGCTCTTTCGCATCGGTAGGGACTATGGACAGCAATATCCGCATTCGCCTGAAGGCGTTCGACCATCGCGTGCTCGACCAGGCGACCGGCGACATCGCCGACACTGCGCGCCGCACCGGCGCGCTCATCCGTGGCCCCATCCCGTTGCCGACCAAGACGGAGAAGTTCACCGTTCTCCGTGGTCCGCACATCGACAAGAAGTCGCGCGAGCAGTTCGAAGTCCGTACCTACAAGCGGATGCTCGACATCGTGCAGCCGACCCCGCAGACCGTGGACGCGCTGATGAAGCTCGACCTCGCGGCCGGTGTCGACGTCGAAATCAAGCTGGCATAATTGATTGTCCGCCCGCGCTTCGGCGGGGGTGGACAGGGAAGGCGTGCTGACGTAAAGGCGCGCCTTCGCAAGAGTTTCGCGAGTCTTCTAGTGAGATTCGCAGGTTCCTCGACAGGATCTTCCCGGTCCGACGCAAGGAATGGAGGGCGCCATCACGGCGCGCTCATGACGATATAGGGATACCGCCGGCCTCTTCGGAGTGTCCGGGCCTGCGTCCCCCGTCTCCCTCACCTTGGTGAGGGTTCAGCCCGGACGGGGGCTCGCATCGATAAAACGGGCTGAGGCACGCACCCGGGGGAATGGTCCCGCGGGTGCCTATGCATAGGAGCATAAGATCATGCGCACTGGCGTGATCGCGAAGAAGTTGGGGATGACCCGCCTGTTCCAGGACGACGGCCGCCACGTGCCGGTCACCGTTCTGGCTCTCGAAGGCGTTCAGGTCGTCTCCGTCCGCGAGCAAGATCGTGACGGTTACACTGCCGTCCAGCTCGGCGCCGGTTCGGCGAAGAGCAAGAACGTTTCCAAGCCGCAGCGCGGCCACTTCGGCAAGGCCGAAGTCGAGCCCAAGGCTGTGGTTCATGAATTCCGCGTCGATGCGGATGGCCTGCTGGACGTGGGTGCCGAAATCTCGGCCGATCACTATGTCGCTGGCCAGTATGTCGACATCCAGGGCAAGACCCAGGGTAAGGGCTTCCAGGGCGGCATGAAGCGTTGGGGCTTCGGCGGTCTGCGCGCTACCCACGGCGTCTCGGTCTCGCACCGTTCGCTCGGTTCGACCGGTCAGCGCCAGGATCCGGGCAAGGTCTTCAAGAACAAGAAGATGGCCGGTCACATGGGCGACAAGTTCCGCACCCAGCAGAACCTCGAGATCGTCGGCACCGACGTCGAGCGTGGCCTGATCTTCGTGAAGGGCTCCGTGCCCGGCTCGAAGGGTGGCTGGCTGTTCGTCAAGGACAGCGTCAAGGTTTCGCGTCCTGAGACTGCGCCGTTCCCCGCCGGCCTGAAGGCCGTCGCCAACAGCAATGAAGCTCCCGCTGAAGCGCCTGTCCAGGCCGCTCCGGAAGCTACCGAAGGCCAGGAGGGCTAAGTGCAGGTCAAGGTTCAAACCCTCGACGCCGCAGAAGCGGGTGCCATCGAGCTCAACGACGAGATCTTCGCCGTCGAGCCGCGCGCCGACATTCTGCACCGCGTCGTGACGTGGCAGCTCGAGAAGCGTCGCGGCACCGCCCGCGGCACTCGCGAGCGTTCGGATGTGGCGCGTACCGGCAAGAAGTGGGGCCGCCAGAAGGGCGGCGGCACGGCTCGTCACGGCGATCGCCGCGCGCCGATCTTCATCGGTGGTGGTAAGGCGCACGGCGCCCGCGTCCGCGACTTCAATCCGTCGCTGAACAAGAAGATCCGCACGCTGGGTCTTCGGATGGCACTGTCGAGCCACGCCAAGGCTGGCTCGCTGATCATCCTGGACGGCAACGCCGGTGAGAAGACCAAGGAGCTGGAAGCACAGTTCATCAAGCTGGGCTTTGGCAAGAAGGCGCTGATCATCGACGCGGAGACCGGCGGTTTCCTCGCGGCCCGCAACCTGCAGGGCGTCAACGTCCTGCCGGCGATCGGTGCCAACGTCTACGACATCCTGAAGAGCGACACGCTGGTCCTGACCCGCGCTGCCGTCGAGAAGCTGGAGGCGCGCTTCAATGGCTAAGAAGCAGACTGCCGCGATCGACAACCGTCATTATGACGTGATTGTCGCGCCGCACATCACCGAAAAGTCGACGCTCGTCTCCGAGCACAACGCGGTTGTGTTCAAGGTCGCCGGCGACGCCACCAAGCCTGAGATCAAGGCCGCCGTCGAGGCGCTCTGGAATGTCAAGGTGACCGGCGTCAACACGATCGTCCAGAAGGGCAAGACCAAGCGCTGGAAGGGTGCTCCCTACAAGCGTTCCGACATGAAGAAGGCAATCGTGACGCTCGCCGACGGTGAGCAGATCGACGTGACCTCGGGGGTCAACTCGTAATGGCACTCAAGAATTACAACCCGACGTCGCCTGGCGTTCGTGGCCTGATCCTCATCGACCGTTCGGGCCTGTACAAGGGTCGTCCGGTCAAGTCGCTGACCGAGGGCAAGACCAAGACCGGCGGCCGTAACAACAAGGGTCATGTGACCTCGCGCGGCATCGCCGGCGGTCACAAGCAGCGTTATCGCATCGTCGATTTCAAGCGCCGCCTGTGGGACGTCGAAGGCACGGTCGAGCGGATCGAATATGACCCGAACCGCACTGCGTTCATCGCGCTGATCAACTATGGCGAGATCGACGGTAAGCCGAGCCAGGCCTACATCATCGCGCCGCAGCGTCTGGCTGTCGGTGACAAGGTGATCGCCGGTCAGAAGACCGACGTGAAGCCGGGCAACGCCATGGAGCTGGGCTCGATGCCGGTCGGCACCATCGTCCACAATGTGGAGATGAAGCCGGGCAAGGGCGGTCAGATCGCACGTTCGGCAGGCACCTATGTGCAGGTCGTCGGCCGTGATCGCGGCATGGTCATCGTTCGCCTGAACTCGGGTGAGCAGCGCTATATCCACGGCAATTGCATGGGTACGGTTGGCGCGGTGTCGAACCCCGACAACCAGAACACCAACCTGGGCAAGGCCGGCCGCAATCGCTGGCTGGGCAAGCGTCCGCTGACCCGCGGCGTCGCCAAGAACCCGGTCGACCACCCGCACGGCGGTGGTGAAGGCCGGACCTCGGGCGGCCGTCATCCGGTCACGCCATGGGGCAAGCCGACCAAGGGTGCGCGCACCCGTCACAACAAGTCGACCGACAAGATGATCATCCGGTCGCGTCATTCGACGAAGAGGAAGGGCTAACATGGCTCGCTCAGTCTGGAAGGGTCCGTTCGTGGACCTCCATCTGCTGAAGAAGGCGCAGACCGCGCAGGAAACCAACGCGCGCGCGCCGATCAAGACCTGGTCGCGCCGCTCGACGATCCTGCCGGACTTCGTTGGCCTGACCTTCAGCGTGTACAACGGCCGCAAGTTCGTGCCGGTATCGGTCAACGAAGACATGGTCGGCATGAAGCTGGGCGAGTTCGCTCCCACCCGCTTCTTCCCGGGCCACGCTGCCGACAAGAAGGGTAAGCGCTG
Encoded here:
- the tuf gene encoding elongation factor Tu; the protein is MAKAKFERNKPHLNIGTIGHVDHGKTSLTAAITKILAENVAGNAAVDFANIDKAPEERERGITISTAHVEYETDARHYAHVDCPGHADYVKNMITGAAQMDGAILVVAATDGPMPQTKEHILLARQVGVPTMVVFLNKVDLVDDEEILELVEMEIREELSKREFDGDNIPIIRGSATAALSGSDDKLGKEAILALMAAVDESIPQPERPLDKPFMMPIEDVFSISGRGTVVTGRVETGIVKVGEEVEIVGIQESVRKTTVTGVEMFRKLLDQGQAGDNIGALIRGVARDEVERGQVLAKPGSIKPHTEFQSSVYVLSKDEGGRHTPFFANYRPQFYFRTTDVTGTIELPAGTEMVMPGDEVALGVKLIAPIAMDVGQRFTIREGGRTVGAGVVAEIVK
- the rpsJ gene encoding 30S ribosomal protein S10, which translates into the protein MDSNIRIRLKAFDHRVLDQATGDIADTARRTGALIRGPIPLPTKTEKFTVLRGPHIDKKSREQFEVRTYKRMLDIVQPTPQTVDALMKLDLAAGVDVEIKLA
- the rplC gene encoding 50S ribosomal protein L3; the encoded protein is MRTGVIAKKLGMTRLFQDDGRHVPVTVLALEGVQVVSVREQDRDGYTAVQLGAGSAKSKNVSKPQRGHFGKAEVEPKAVVHEFRVDADGLLDVGAEISADHYVAGQYVDIQGKTQGKGFQGGMKRWGFGGLRATHGVSVSHRSLGSTGQRQDPGKVFKNKKMAGHMGDKFRTQQNLEIVGTDVERGLIFVKGSVPGSKGGWLFVKDSVKVSRPETAPFPAGLKAVANSNEAPAEAPVQAAPEATEGQEG
- the rplD gene encoding 50S ribosomal protein L4, producing the protein MQVKVQTLDAAEAGAIELNDEIFAVEPRADILHRVVTWQLEKRRGTARGTRERSDVARTGKKWGRQKGGGTARHGDRRAPIFIGGGKAHGARVRDFNPSLNKKIRTLGLRMALSSHAKAGSLIILDGNAGEKTKELEAQFIKLGFGKKALIIDAETGGFLAARNLQGVNVLPAIGANVYDILKSDTLVLTRAAVEKLEARFNG
- a CDS encoding 50S ribosomal protein L23, producing the protein MAKKQTAAIDNRHYDVIVAPHITEKSTLVSEHNAVVFKVAGDATKPEIKAAVEALWNVKVTGVNTIVQKGKTKRWKGAPYKRSDMKKAIVTLADGEQIDVTSGVNS
- the rplB gene encoding 50S ribosomal protein L2, producing MALKNYNPTSPGVRGLILIDRSGLYKGRPVKSLTEGKTKTGGRNNKGHVTSRGIAGGHKQRYRIVDFKRRLWDVEGTVERIEYDPNRTAFIALINYGEIDGKPSQAYIIAPQRLAVGDKVIAGQKTDVKPGNAMELGSMPVGTIVHNVEMKPGKGGQIARSAGTYVQVVGRDRGMVIVRLNSGEQRYIHGNCMGTVGAVSNPDNQNTNLGKAGRNRWLGKRPLTRGVAKNPVDHPHGGGEGRTSGGRHPVTPWGKPTKGARTRHNKSTDKMIIRSRHSTKRKG
- the rpsS gene encoding 30S ribosomal protein S19, whose product is MARSVWKGPFVDLHLLKKAQTAQETNARAPIKTWSRRSTILPDFVGLTFSVYNGRKFVPVSVNEDMVGMKLGEFAPTRFFPGHAADKKGKR